CAAAGTTCAGAAAAGGTAATAACAGTATTAATACAACAAAATGCAGCACCCGAGATTACAGTTCAAAACGGAAATGAATTCATTAACTTTATATTTAGTTATGATGGTGCAGTTAATCCGTCTGGTGAATATAAAACATATGATAAATTATATCCAGATCTGCCACAGATTCATAATGATGTAATAATAACACCACATAATGATATATCAACACACACAGATAATATTATACAACCGCATCAGGATATTCAGTCACAACATGCAGATATACCAGCATCACAGCATAATGATGATGTTGTGCACCAAGATATAGGTAAGAGTTATGCTCATCAAGATATAACACCTCATACTAATACTCCTGCAACTCAACATGCTGATAATATGTCACAACATATTGATATAGCATCACAACATCAAGATACGACATCAATCCATACTGACCAACCCTCGCAACATAACAATACAAATAGTCTAATGAATAATTATCAAAATTGTATATTTGTAAAATTTACAATGAATGATCCAGATACTGACAATTGGCAGAAAGGACAGGCATATTTGATTTCCAGCGATGGTTCAGTTATTCCTAATACTACAGTAGACATTGTTTGGGACAATGGAAGCACAATAACTGCTTCAGACGGACAGAATAAAACAGGTTACGCTTTTATACCAGCAAGTGCATTTACTTCACAAGGTATAAGCTATAAAAATGCAAAAGTTGTATTAAAAGTGCAGGATTTTCTTGACTCTAACTGTACAAAGCCAGCAGGTGCAACGGTAGTACAATCAACAATATCAAGTACAGACCAGACACAATTACTTGTTAATATTGACGTTGTCAAACCACATGCAACATTATTGCAAGCAAAGAAAAATTCAGACAACAGTCTGACTGCTTACTACTATATTATTGATGATTTTCCTAATAATGTTCAAACAGCCGAATATGCAGTAACTAATTCATCATCAAAGCCACAAACATGGCAGACTGCTGTGCCTTATCAAACAATAACTAATACAATTAATCGAGATGGTACTTGGTATATACATTATCATGCAATTGATAAACTTGGCAACGAAACTTATGGATATTTTGGACCTTATACAGTTGACGTAACAGCACCTACAATAAATGCTTCATACACTATTAACAGCAATAACATAACAATAAATGTAACAGCTTCTGATCAGACTACAGGAGTGCAATATATTACTGTAGAAGGTATTGGAACGTCTAATAATTCAAACAAAGTAAATCCATATACGGCAACATTTACTGTACCTTTAGTTCAGCAAACTTATACAATTGATGCATATGACTATGCAGGCAATAAGGCAACTACTACACTTACCGTAGTTCCAATGTCATTAACTCCATCAATGCAAACTGTTTATGCAGCAGGGCAGGCAATGATAGTGCAAGTAAATGTCACTGGAAATCCTGACAGAGTAACAGCTCAAATGTGGTATAATTCAAATGATTACGGAAATACTGGTACAACATCTCTTGTAAATAGAGGAAACGGTCTGTGGAGTACAAGGCACAATTCATCTGAAGGTTACGATACAGTTGTTATAATTCCTAAAAATACTCCTGATGGAACTTATAACATAACAGTTACAGCCAACAAGAGCGTAAACGGTCAATTAATAACAAAATCAATAACAATACCAATAACAGTAAAAGGAACAATATATGACTACTATCATAGTGAGACCAATGGACAATAGACAGGCTTTGACCTGTCTATTTTTTTGGAGGTGTAATAAGAAAAATGATAATATCAATATTTTCACCAAAAGGTGGAGTAGGAAAAACAACGTTAACTTTGGCACTTGCAAATGTAATTTCAAAAGAGAAAAGAACATGTGTGGTTGAATATGACTTTTCTCCTGGTGATTTTCCTGCTTTATTAAGTGTTTCTGAAACTAAAAATATTTTAAATGCGTTAAATGATTTAGATGGTTCAATACAAAGACCAGAAGGAAGAAATTATGATGTCATAGTAGGTGCATATCCTGATGACTATGAAAAAATTGGTTCAAATGATGTTATACGGCTTGTAACTGAATTAGAAAAAAGATATGATGTAGTCTTATTTGATATTCAACCAGGCTTTATAGAAAGCTGTATAGACGTCATGGGAAAATCCGAAAAAGTTATATTGGTAGTAGAAGATGAATTAAGAGTCGCTGCAAGAGTAAATAGTTTTTTGGATTGGCTAAAAATTAACGAATTAAGTGATTTAAGCAATTATTTTTACATTAAAAACAAAAGCGTGTCTAATCAGTTACAATACATTGACAAGATACGTTATAAACTTCCGATTTTGTATTCTGTGCCTTTCATAAAAAAGTTAAAAGGTATAGATGACAAACATTTAATAAAATACATGACGAAAGCAAAGGAGGCAATCTTGTGAGCTTAACAGAAAGAATTTCAGAAATAAAAAAAGGTGTAAATTTCTATAAGGATAAAATGTTGCTGGAATATGTACGTAATAAGGTTTTGCAGTATGATGTCGCAGGCAATGTGACGGAAACTAGAAAGTTGTGTGATAAGTTTGTTGAAGAATATTGCAATGAACACTACACGGATGTGCCTGATAAAAACTTGTATGATTATGTGTATAATCTATTATTCGGATTAGGACCTGTTGAAAAGCACTTAAAAAATCCTGATGTAACTGATATATGGGTAATGGGAACGAACATTATCTATATGGAAAACGGTGAGAAAAAAGATGACACAGAAACTTTTATGAGTAATGAAGATGTGATCCGTGTAATAGAAAAAATTGCAGGACAGACAAAACCTCCACAGACTATTAATGCACAGTTCCCTTCGGCAGATGTTGAGCTATACGACGGTTCACGTGCACTTTTGATAGTACCTCCTGAATCGTTAGTACCAGTGATTACAATAAGAAAGCATACAAGCAATGCAAAAAGCTTGGAAGAATTGAAAAGCGGATATATAAACTTGACAGATGACATGATAGAGTATTTTAAAAATATTGTAACGGAAAGAAAAAACATACTTGCGGTAGGACAGACAGGTTCGGGTAAAACAACATTTTTGAATGGCCTTACATTTTATATTCAGCCTAAACACGTTGTAGCACTGCTTGAAGATACAAGAGAAATGAGCATACCTTTAAAGTATGTGTACAGCTTCAAAATAAGGAAAGGAACAGAAGATACAAAGCCTATTACATGGACAGATATACTTAATGATTGTTTAAGAGCGAATCCTAACAGAATTATAATAGCAGAAATACGTACTCCTGAAGCTGCTTATGAATTTTTGGATACTTTAAATTCAGGACATAAAGGTTCAATGACAACAATACATGCTTCAAGTACGGTATTAGCACTTCAAAAGCTTGAGATGAAGATAAAAGAGTATAAAGACATGGATGACCGTTCTTTAAGGACATTAATATCAAATACAATTGACGTAATAGTATATCTTGATGTTTTAGAAAATGAGGAAGGCGACAATATTGGCAGAGTTATAAAAGAAATAGTTGAGGTAAAAGGACTAAATTCTGATAACACGTATGATTTAGATTATGTTTATAAATACGAAGAAAGCAGGTGATATTTTGATAATAAGTGTGTTTGCTGCTGTATTGGTCTTTTTATTAGGACTTACTTTTCTTGCAATAAACGATTATAAAAAGTACCGCATACAGATACGTTTAAACAGGCAATTAATAAAGCCTGAAGAAGTACATTACAGTATGTTTCAAGGACTTGGAAAGTTTTATGATAAGCTTACTGAAAGCCTTGTCAGTGCTGGTATAAAAATAAAAACTGATGATTTTATACTTTATTTTTTATATGTTTCACTGACACTTTTTGTTATTACTATGATTAAGTTTGGTTTGATGTATTCAATACTTTCTATAGTTGTGTTAGTGGTACTGATTAAATTTTTCTTAAATAACAGAAAATCAAGCATAAGATTTAAGACTGAACAGGAATTTGGCGTTTTTGCAACTGATTTGGCTGTTGTGCTGCGTGTCAATCCTAATTTTTTATCTGCTATTTCTGATGTAACAAAGTATACTAAACCTATATTAAGAGAGCATTTAGACAAGGTAATAACAAATGTTAATTCAGGTATGACTATAGAAGATGCACTGTTAAGGTTTAAAGACGATGTTATATATTCAAGCATAATAACTTCGTGGATTGACAGTATCTTATATGCTATGGAGACAGGTGCAAATTTAATTGATGTATGTGCAAGTTCGGCTGAAAAAGTAAATAAAAAACTGCAAAGAGGTCTTAAGGTAAAATCTCTTACATCAAATACAAAAGGTTTAATAATTGCTATTTTAGGCATTATCTTAATATTTATACCAATTTTGATTTCAAGTTCTCCTGACTTTCAATCGGCGTATTCAACAGTAATGGGTCATATAATTCTATCCATTGTTTTAGGCAGTTTTGTGATTACGACTTACTTGATTTTGAAATCAATAGACAAGATGGTAAAAATGTGAGGTGTTCTTTATGATAGATAAATTGACAAGTTTTTTTAAGCCTTTTATAAAAAGGAGAATTTCTGAAGATTTTTTGAGTTCAATGGATCGGAACATAAAAACAATAGCAGGTGTAGACATAGCTTTGCCTGATACGAAAGGTTATCTTCAAGTTTTTGTTTTTCGTGTTAAAGACGTGTACGAAATGCTTTCTGTCCTTGCAGTGATGATATTTTTATCTGTTGTTTTTATTATGTTAGGTATTTTGAGAGGTATGGCAGCAAACGGTATTGTAATGGCAATTGCACTTATAGCATTGACACTTTCAAGATATACAGGCAAACTTAAAAAGTTTAAAGATCAGTTTCAAAGAGAGCTTCCTGATGTAATAGATGCTATGCTTCAAGGCTTGAAGGTTGGAACGCCTGTTGAAAGTGTTTTAGATTATGTATCAAAATCTAAAAAGAGCATAGTTACTCCTTTTTTAAAAGAGGTAGTTATGAGGATAAATGCAGGAGAATCTCTTCGTGACGCTTTAGACAATGTTTCACCAAAGACATTGTCGCCTGATTTTCAGCGTATAGCAAGGATTTTGTCAATGAGATCTCAAACAACAACAGATATAGTGAGTTCATTAGAAAGACTTCAGGAAAACATGGAACTTGAGCTTGAAACAAAAATAATATCTATGGCAGAAAATGCGCCTATAAAATATACACTTCATATATTTGTAGGCTACGTAATTCCGTTTATACTTGTAATTGTGTATCCTCTGATATTGATGATATTCAAGTTCATGGGTCAAGTCAGTTGAGGAGGAACAAGACATGTTAAAAGATGAGAAAGGTTCTGGTATGCTGTTTACAGTTTTTTATCTTGTGCTAATATTTGGACTTTTGATTATAGGCGTTGATTTATTTTATCAGGTAGGAACAGAAAGAGCAAATATTAATACTGCGTGTGTACAATCTTCAGAAAAAATCCAGTATTCTATATTGAAATCTCAAGATGGACAGAGCGGAAATGAGTACGATAATAAGCATATAGTTTCTAATTCATTATACTTTGACAAGCAAAATGCTATAAACATTGTAACTCAAGTATTCAATGAATATGGATATACTATTAATAACGTTGATGTTTCTTTAAATGACTATACTCTTACAATAACAGGCAACGTTGCATTAAAAACTAAAAATGTTTTAAACAAACTTACAAGAAATCAAACTTTATATGTACCTATAAATTA
This portion of the Thermoanaerobacterium sp. RBIITD genome encodes:
- a CDS encoding AAA family ATPase, with the translated sequence MIISIFSPKGGVGKTTLTLALANVISKEKRTCVVEYDFSPGDFPALLSVSETKNILNALNDLDGSIQRPEGRNYDVIVGAYPDDYEKIGSNDVIRLVTELEKRYDVVLFDIQPGFIESCIDVMGKSEKVILVVEDELRVAARVNSFLDWLKINELSDLSNYFYIKNKSVSNQLQYIDKIRYKLPILYSVPFIKKLKGIDDKHLIKYMTKAKEAIL
- a CDS encoding ATPase, T2SS/T4P/T4SS family, which codes for MSLTERISEIKKGVNFYKDKMLLEYVRNKVLQYDVAGNVTETRKLCDKFVEEYCNEHYTDVPDKNLYDYVYNLLFGLGPVEKHLKNPDVTDIWVMGTNIIYMENGEKKDDTETFMSNEDVIRVIEKIAGQTKPPQTINAQFPSADVELYDGSRALLIVPPESLVPVITIRKHTSNAKSLEELKSGYINLTDDMIEYFKNIVTERKNILAVGQTGSGKTTFLNGLTFYIQPKHVVALLEDTREMSIPLKYVYSFKIRKGTEDTKPITWTDILNDCLRANPNRIIIAEIRTPEAAYEFLDTLNSGHKGSMTTIHASSTVLALQKLEMKIKEYKDMDDRSLRTLISNTIDVIVYLDVLENEEGDNIGRVIKEIVEVKGLNSDNTYDLDYVYKYEESR
- a CDS encoding type II secretion system F family protein, with the protein product MIISVFAAVLVFLLGLTFLAINDYKKYRIQIRLNRQLIKPEEVHYSMFQGLGKFYDKLTESLVSAGIKIKTDDFILYFLYVSLTLFVITMIKFGLMYSILSIVVLVVLIKFFLNNRKSSIRFKTEQEFGVFATDLAVVLRVNPNFLSAISDVTKYTKPILREHLDKVITNVNSGMTIEDALLRFKDDVIYSSIITSWIDSILYAMETGANLIDVCASSAEKVNKKLQRGLKVKSLTSNTKGLIIAILGIILIFIPILISSSPDFQSAYSTVMGHIILSIVLGSFVITTYLILKSIDKMVKM
- a CDS encoding type II secretion system F family protein is translated as MIDKLTSFFKPFIKRRISEDFLSSMDRNIKTIAGVDIALPDTKGYLQVFVFRVKDVYEMLSVLAVMIFLSVVFIMLGILRGMAANGIVMAIALIALTLSRYTGKLKKFKDQFQRELPDVIDAMLQGLKVGTPVESVLDYVSKSKKSIVTPFLKEVVMRINAGESLRDALDNVSPKTLSPDFQRIARILSMRSQTTTDIVSSLERLQENMELELETKIISMAENAPIKYTLHIFVGYVIPFILVIVYPLILMIFKFMGQVS